A genomic region of Desulfosarcina ovata subsp. ovata contains the following coding sequences:
- a CDS encoding AAA family ATPase produces MAIPEKVLTEPVTLPKTGTWPETRHQFDEKSLWAIKAAVAAERPLLVRGEPGTGKSQLARAAAYYLGRAFISEVVHSRSECQDLQYYFDAVARLGAAQTLGLIGAGGDTIKDLLPAIERNMKNPLDPICFLNPGALWWAFNWTAAEKQYEKSNKAARRPEKPADWTSEKGTVLLIDEIDKADADLPNGLLETLGNGSFSVPHMDEPVQVNEGDPVPLVVITTNEERELPAAFIRRCMVLHLDLPRGDDKLINWLCERGKVHFEDQCHIDVRKEAAEQLVKDRNEAEKLNLPTPGQAEYLDILRAVVGIAKEDKDEQLKTLKAISRFALVKYERVP; encoded by the coding sequence ATGGCAATCCCGGAAAAGGTGCTGACGGAGCCGGTGACACTGCCCAAAACGGGTACATGGCCCGAGACCCGGCATCAATTCGATGAAAAAAGCCTCTGGGCAATCAAGGCTGCTGTTGCGGCGGAAAGGCCGCTGTTGGTGCGCGGCGAACCGGGTACCGGTAAAAGTCAACTGGCAAGGGCCGCAGCATATTATCTGGGGCGTGCATTTATCTCCGAGGTGGTGCATTCGCGAAGCGAATGCCAGGACCTTCAATATTATTTCGATGCCGTGGCGAGATTGGGGGCCGCCCAGACGCTCGGGCTGATCGGGGCCGGTGGCGACACGATCAAAGACCTGCTGCCGGCTATCGAGAGAAATATGAAAAACCCCCTCGATCCTATATGTTTTCTTAATCCTGGAGCCTTGTGGTGGGCCTTCAACTGGACAGCAGCCGAAAAACAATACGAAAAAAGCAATAAAGCGGCCCGTCGGCCGGAAAAACCGGCGGATTGGACTTCCGAAAAAGGGACGGTACTGCTTATCGACGAGATCGATAAGGCGGATGCCGATCTTCCCAATGGTCTTCTGGAAACCCTTGGAAATGGTTCCTTTTCCGTACCCCATATGGATGAGCCGGTTCAGGTCAACGAGGGGGATCCTGTCCCGCTGGTCGTTATCACAACCAATGAAGAGCGGGAGTTACCAGCCGCATTCATACGCAGGTGCATGGTGCTGCACCTCGATTTACCTAGAGGTGATGACAAACTCATCAATTGGCTTTGCGAACGTGGAAAAGTTCATTTTGAAGACCAGTGCCATATAGATGTAAGAAAAGAGGCCGCCGAGCAGTTGGTCAAAGATCGCAACGAGGCGGAAAAATTAAATTTACCCACACCAGGCCAGGCGGAGTATCTTGATATCCTCAGGGCCGTGGTCGGCATTGCCAAGGAAGATAAGGATGAACAACTGAAAACCCTCAAGGCCATCAGTCGTTTTGCATTGGTTAAATACGAGCGGGTGCCCTGA
- a CDS encoding formylglycine-generating enzyme family protein, protein MIADTLLQGKPSEEAECFFWSSLRTLSTPEFREMAGLESWIKRLMHRHGWDPPMWQSHALCALWAKANQDAWTRGKIVLPEGMDPACATWVFAPEGSVRYYTLFRKGQGFIAANRSEFGSFGGAIFPGGSPVVDLVSSNGVLQVREIETRHSHEYAVNLNHKERVPVDVPMEGRLELITTHQKIILDCQARPSWATGWGRDEKGLFLILQEKEKTRHIYWFPPGKYPVGSWTASGPEIVVEQGFWWDQDDLAENFDIGFKRPSWATDFGLDGYGIYADFQIKSVSQRMRWIMPGKFLMGSPETEPERYEDEHRHEVILTQGYWLGETTCTQAFWKAVMGNNPSRFKGDDRPVENVSWNECQDFIKKLNAAIPGLDVELPTEAQWEYACRAGTVTPFHFGETIGTNQANFDGNYPYNNAPQGEYRQETVSVKTFPCNAWGLYEMHGNVYEWCADWIGPYPEEASADPTGPDEGNGRVLRGGSWIRSGRYVRCAGRGGGAPDGRNGRCGLRLARGQTAGRVSGGAGQSETSGQKEKGQSAGKIANRVKTFFKRGLKS, encoded by the coding sequence TTGATTGCGGACACGCTGCTTCAAGGAAAACCCTCCGAAGAGGCGGAGTGTTTCTTTTGGAGCAGTTTGCGGACCCTGTCAACGCCGGAATTCAGGGAAATGGCCGGGCTTGAATCGTGGATCAAGCGTCTCATGCACCGTCACGGGTGGGATCCACCCATGTGGCAAAGCCACGCCCTGTGCGCCTTGTGGGCCAAGGCCAACCAGGATGCGTGGACGCGTGGAAAGATTGTTTTACCCGAAGGGATGGATCCCGCTTGTGCGACCTGGGTATTCGCCCCGGAAGGATCGGTCCGGTATTATACCCTGTTCAGAAAGGGGCAGGGATTCATTGCCGCGAATCGATCGGAATTCGGCTCCTTCGGGGGTGCGATCTTTCCAGGCGGCAGCCCGGTCGTCGATCTCGTCTCTTCCAATGGCGTGCTGCAGGTAAGGGAAATTGAGACGCGCCATTCACACGAATATGCCGTGAATCTGAATCATAAGGAACGCGTGCCCGTTGATGTTCCTATGGAAGGCCGGTTAGAGCTGATCACCACCCACCAGAAAATCATTCTCGACTGCCAGGCGCGGCCATCCTGGGCGACAGGGTGGGGGCGCGACGAAAAGGGGCTGTTCCTGATTTTACAGGAGAAAGAAAAAACACGGCACATATACTGGTTCCCTCCTGGAAAGTACCCGGTCGGAAGTTGGACCGCAAGTGGTCCTGAAATCGTTGTGGAGCAAGGGTTCTGGTGGGATCAGGATGATTTGGCGGAAAATTTTGATATCGGTTTTAAAAGACCATCTTGGGCGACGGATTTTGGCCTGGATGGGTATGGGATTTATGCTGATTTTCAAATAAAAAGCGTTTCTCAGCGAATGCGTTGGATCATGCCGGGCAAATTTCTGATGGGGTCACCTGAAACCGAGCCAGAGCGGTATGAGGATGAACACCGGCACGAGGTGATTCTCACCCAGGGGTACTGGCTTGGGGAAACAACCTGTACCCAGGCATTTTGGAAAGCGGTGATGGGCAATAATCCCAGTCGTTTCAAGGGGGATGATCGTCCGGTGGAAAATGTCAGCTGGAATGAATGCCAAGATTTCATAAAAAAGCTCAATGCCGCAATCCCAGGGTTGGATGTGGAGCTTCCCACCGAAGCGCAGTGGGAATACGCCTGCCGGGCGGGAACAGTCACGCCGTTTCATTTCGGGGAGACCATCGGCACCAACCAGGCCAACTTCGATGGGAACTATCCATACAACAACGCGCCCCAGGGAGAATATCGTCAGGAAACGGTATCGGTGAAGACATTTCCCTGCAATGCTTGGGGCTTGTACGAGATGCACGGCAATGTTTATGAATGGTGTGCGGACTGGATTGGCCCATACCCTGAGGAGGCGTCTGCCGACCCGACGGGACCCGATGAAGGCAACGGCCGTGTCCTGCGCGGCGGTTCCTGGATCCGCAGCGGCAGGTACGTGCGCTGTGCCGGCCGTGGCGGGGGCGCGCCTGATGGACGCAACGGCCGCTGCGGCTTGCGGCTTGCCCGAGGTCAGACAGCCGGTCGGGTGTCCGGCGGAGCCGGACAAAGCGAGACCAGCGGGCAAAAGGAGAAAGGTCAATCTGCAGGAAAAATTGCCAACCGCGTGAAAACGTTTTTCAAAAGGGGACTCAAATCATGA
- a CDS encoding HRDC domain-containing protein has product MKYAFFSIPARHPDDAQQSLNTFCSGCQVLNVEKEFVADGERSFWSVCVTWIDGDGDKKNHSKSRIDYKEILNEQDFAVFAKLRSLRKRIADKEGLPLYALFSNEQLAVMVQQRVTTQSALAAIDGVGKARIGKYGQEFLALLRNEYDSSPSVGEGKAN; this is encoded by the coding sequence ATGAAATATGCGTTTTTCAGTATTCCAGCGAGACACCCCGATGATGCCCAGCAGTCGCTCAATACATTTTGTTCAGGATGCCAGGTTCTGAATGTGGAAAAGGAATTTGTGGCTGACGGCGAGCGAAGCTTTTGGTCCGTTTGTGTTACCTGGATAGACGGCGATGGTGACAAGAAGAATCACTCGAAAAGCCGTATCGACTACAAGGAAATTTTAAACGAACAGGATTTTGCCGTATTTGCGAAACTCAGGAGTTTGAGAAAACGTATCGCTGATAAAGAGGGGTTGCCACTGTATGCGCTGTTCTCCAATGAACAATTGGCCGTCATGGTTCAACAACGGGTTACCACGCAATCGGCATTGGCCGCCATCGATGGCGTGGGGAAAGCTCGGATAGGGAAATATGGTCAGGAATTTCTGGCGTTGTTGCGAAACGAATATGATTCCTCCCCATCCGTTGGTGAAGGGAAGGCCAATTGA
- a CDS encoding reverse transcriptase domain-containing protein, protein MKRLRIDVEDIADLHNLAKAAKNAARAKRHRPEVQTFFHCLDHNLNQLSRDILAGRVPEGEFKQFRIFDPKERIIHAACFKDRVLHHAIMNVAGPPIDRAMVASSFACRPDKGIHCGIRHVQSKLRKYPWYVKIDIEHYFDTIDQRLLLQLLERRFKGENFMALVGRIISGYQTLPGKGLPIGSLTSQHFANYYLDGLDRHLMETLKAFAHARYMDDVVWWCMDKQAAGRTLAAVEAYLRERRSLRVKPSSVQINRSRRGISFCGFRVLPGAIRLGARRKRRYGALRRKWERLFISGTIDAKKLQQGYAAVHAMTQHADSMQWRKNHLERSVTIEA, encoded by the coding sequence TTGAAACGGTTGCGCATCGACGTAGAAGATATTGCTGATCTCCATAACCTTGCCAAAGCAGCCAAAAACGCAGCCAGGGCCAAGCGCCATCGTCCGGAGGTGCAAACGTTTTTCCATTGCCTGGATCATAATCTGAACCAGCTGAGCCGGGATATACTTGCCGGTCGGGTGCCGGAGGGGGAGTTTAAACAATTTCGGATTTTCGACCCTAAAGAACGGATAATCCATGCAGCCTGTTTCAAGGATCGGGTATTGCACCATGCGATAATGAACGTGGCGGGACCACCGATTGACCGCGCCATGGTTGCATCCTCTTTTGCATGCCGCCCGGACAAGGGGATTCATTGCGGCATAAGACACGTCCAATCGAAATTGCGCAAATACCCCTGGTATGTGAAGATTGACATCGAGCACTATTTTGACACCATTGACCAGCGGCTCTTGTTGCAGCTTTTGGAACGGCGCTTCAAGGGAGAGAATTTCATGGCGCTGGTTGGCAGGATTATATCGGGCTATCAAACCCTCCCGGGCAAAGGACTACCCATCGGTTCACTGACGTCCCAGCATTTTGCAAATTACTATCTTGACGGGCTCGATCGCCACCTCATGGAAACCCTAAAAGCCTTTGCCCATGCAAGATATATGGATGATGTGGTTTGGTGGTGTATGGATAAACAAGCTGCCGGAAGAACGCTTGCAGCCGTTGAAGCATATCTCCGAGAGCGTCGCTCTTTGCGGGTTAAGCCCAGCTCTGTCCAAATCAATCGGAGTCGACGTGGCATCAGCTTTTGCGGCTTTCGCGTTTTACCTGGGGCCATTCGATTGGGTGCCCGCCGGAAAAGAAGATATGGTGCGCTACGGCGTAAATGGGAACGCCTATTCATCAGCGGAACGATAGATGCAAAGAAATTACAGCAGGGATATGCGGCGGTTCACGCCATGACACAGCATGCGGACAGCATGCAATGGCGAAAAAATCATTTAGAAAGGTCTGTAACGATAGAGGCTTAA
- a CDS encoding formylglycine-generating enzyme family protein, protein MTDSVPTVERDAADPRIPKRFPEPWASDWGQDGYGVWMAFRYQGIRHGFRWIMPGWFMMGSLDTEPERFDNEHQHEVLLTQGYWLAETACTQALWQAVMGKNPSRFKGDDRPVENVNWDDCQDFIEKLNAVIPGMDVGLPTEAQWEYACRAGTTTPFHFGETIGTDQANFDGNYPYNYGPKGEYREETVSVKTFPCNDWGLYEMHGNVWEWCADWYGPYPEEASVDPTGPDEGDGRVLRGGSWIGNGRNVRSAYRYRNAPDARNDDSGLRLARGQTAGPVTR, encoded by the coding sequence TTGACCGACAGTGTTCCCACGGTTGAAAGAGACGCGGCCGATCCGCGTATTCCCAAAAGGTTCCCGGAGCCATGGGCATCGGACTGGGGCCAGGATGGTTACGGCGTTTGGATGGCCTTCAGGTACCAGGGCATTCGTCATGGATTCCGTTGGATCATGCCGGGCTGGTTCATGATGGGCTCCCTCGATACTGAACCCGAGCGGTTTGATAATGAGCACCAGCACGAGGTGCTTCTTACCCAGGGGTACTGGCTTGCGGAAACGGCCTGCACCCAGGCGCTTTGGCAAGCAGTGATGGGCAAGAATCCCAGTCGCTTCAAGGGGGACGATCGTCCGGTGGAAAATGTCAACTGGGACGATTGCCAAGACTTCATCGAAAAGCTCAATGCCGTAATTCCAGGGATGGACGTGGGGCTTCCCACCGAAGCGCAGTGGGAATACGCCTGCCGGGCGGGAACGACGACGCCGTTTCATTTCGGGGAAACCATCGGCACCGATCAGGCCAACTTTGATGGAAACTATCCATACAACTACGGACCCAAGGGAGAATATCGTGAGGAAACGGTATCGGTGAAGACATTCCCCTGCAATGATTGGGGACTCTATGAGATGCACGGCAATGTCTGGGAGTGGTGCGCGGATTGGTATGGACCATATCCTGAGGAGGCGTCTGTCGACCCGACCGGACCTGATGAAGGCGACGGCCGTGTCCTGCGCGGCGGTTCCTGGATCGGCAACGGCAGGAACGTGCGCTCTGCCTACCGTTACAGGAACGCGCCTGATGCTCGCAACGACGACAGCGGCTTGCGGCTTGCCCGAGGTCAGACAGCCGGTCCAGTAACAAGATAG
- a CDS encoding ABC transporter permease, giving the protein MILRIRQILVKEFLQMFRDVRMRIVVLAMPLVQMTVLAFALTTDVKEIATAVVDPDNTPASRLLVDEFTGGNYFAVTHRLATDRDVQELLDAGRVRAVLRIPQNFSARLRENKTVSVQLLVDGTLSNDAAITFNYANQAATHFNRRMAAEGGGTVAVAGGIVEMRTRTWYNPNLESKYYYIPGLIAVMLILIGLMLTSMAIVREKEIGTIEQVMVTPIRRVEFIVGKTLPFLLTGILTMTLMFVIARLIFGIRIHGSLTLLYAAATIYILGNLGMALLVSVTARTQQQALLTAFFILVPAILLSGFIFPIRNMPETVQWLTILNPMRWFLQILHGIVVKGVGVRILWMPLGTLTFLAGGFLGLAVSRFKKTLE; this is encoded by the coding sequence ATGATCCTGCGCATTCGTCAGATACTGGTCAAGGAATTCCTGCAGATGTTCAGGGACGTGCGCATGCGCATAGTGGTACTGGCCATGCCCCTGGTGCAGATGACCGTCCTGGCCTTTGCCCTGACCACGGACGTCAAGGAGATCGCCACGGCCGTGGTCGACCCGGACAATACCCCGGCCAGCCGCCTTCTAGTGGATGAGTTTACCGGTGGCAACTACTTTGCCGTCACCCACCGTCTGGCCACCGACCGGGACGTACAGGAATTGCTCGACGCCGGCCGGGTGCGCGCGGTGCTCCGCATTCCGCAAAACTTCAGCGCGCGCCTGCGGGAAAACAAAACCGTTTCCGTCCAGTTGCTGGTGGACGGCACGCTGAGCAACGATGCGGCCATCACCTTCAACTACGCCAACCAGGCAGCCACGCATTTCAACCGGCGCATGGCCGCTGAAGGCGGTGGCACGGTTGCGGTTGCCGGCGGGATCGTGGAGATGCGTACCCGGACGTGGTACAATCCCAACCTGGAGAGCAAATACTACTACATTCCCGGCCTGATTGCCGTCATGCTGATCCTGATCGGCCTGATGCTCACCTCCATGGCCATCGTGCGCGAAAAGGAGATCGGCACCATCGAGCAGGTCATGGTCACACCCATCCGGCGGGTGGAGTTCATCGTCGGCAAAACCCTGCCGTTTCTATTGACCGGTATATTGACCATGACCCTGATGTTCGTCATCGCCCGCCTGATCTTCGGCATCCGCATCCACGGCAGCCTGACTCTGCTTTACGCCGCGGCAACGATCTACATCCTCGGCAACCTGGGAATGGCCCTGTTGGTCAGCGTTACTGCCCGAACCCAGCAGCAGGCGCTGCTGACCGCCTTTTTCATCCTCGTGCCGGCCATCCTGCTCAGCGGGTTCATCTTCCCCATCCGCAATATGCCGGAGACCGTCCAGTGGCTCACCATCCTCAACCCCATGCGCTGGTTCCTGCAGATTCTGCACGGCATTGTGGTCAAGGGGGTGGGCGTTCGCATCCTGTGGATGCCCCTGGGTACACTGACTTTTCTGGCAGGCGGTTTTCTTGGTCTGGCGGTATCGCGTTTCAAGAAAACACTGGAATAA
- a CDS encoding ABC transporter permease has product MKWQRFVAVARKEFIHVLRDWRSLVLAIAIPMLLIALFGYALTMDLKHVPTAVWDRSQTAESRELVSLLDGSAYFSVDHATDNYRDLGDLLDAGRIMVALVIPADFSDRVRAGRPVTIQALIDGADANNATLAAGYLDAVSTIYNSRLKVVRRSLQSGTGRITLEPRAWYNPEMESRNVIIPGIIALVMVVIAAMLTSVTIAREWETGTMEQLISTPIRVPELVLGKVVPYFVIGLADVAIAVAMGHWIYGVPLRGSTALLFLSASVFLTGALFLGLLLSINLKSQVLANQIALFTGYLPTLLLSGFVFGIYNMPVAIQAITFIVPARYFIALLRGIFLKGIGLEILGLNMVLLTIYAAVMVLLCHRRMKLKL; this is encoded by the coding sequence ATGAAATGGCAGCGATTCGTGGCCGTGGCCCGCAAGGAATTCATTCATGTCTTGCGCGACTGGCGCAGCCTGGTGCTGGCCATCGCCATTCCCATGCTGCTCATCGCCCTGTTCGGCTATGCGCTGACCATGGACCTCAAGCACGTGCCCACGGCTGTCTGGGACCGGTCGCAGACCGCCGAAAGCCGCGAATTGGTCAGCCTCCTTGACGGTTCGGCCTATTTTTCGGTGGACCATGCCACAGACAATTACCGCGACCTGGGCGACCTGCTCGATGCGGGCCGGATCATGGTGGCGCTGGTGATCCCGGCCGACTTTTCCGATCGTGTCCGCGCCGGCCGGCCGGTAACCATCCAGGCCTTGATCGACGGTGCCGACGCCAACAACGCCACCCTGGCGGCCGGCTATCTGGATGCCGTCAGCACCATTTACAACAGCCGTCTGAAAGTGGTGCGCCGATCTTTGCAAAGCGGCACGGGTCGGATCACTCTGGAACCCCGCGCCTGGTACAACCCGGAGATGGAGAGCCGCAATGTGATCATTCCCGGCATCATCGCCCTGGTGATGGTGGTCATTGCCGCCATGCTGACCAGCGTCACCATTGCCCGCGAGTGGGAGACCGGTACCATGGAACAGCTGATCAGTACACCGATCCGGGTTCCGGAACTGGTGCTGGGCAAGGTGGTGCCCTACTTTGTCATCGGCCTGGCCGATGTGGCCATTGCCGTGGCCATGGGACACTGGATTTATGGCGTACCCTTAAGAGGCAGCACGGCCCTCTTGTTTCTTTCGGCATCGGTCTTTCTCACCGGCGCCCTGTTCCTGGGCCTTTTGCTGAGCATCAATCTGAAAAGCCAGGTACTGGCCAACCAGATCGCCCTGTTCACCGGCTATCTGCCAACGTTATTGCTCTCGGGATTCGTCTTCGGCATCTACAACATGCCCGTGGCCATCCAGGCGATCACGTTTATCGTGCCGGCGCGCTATTTTATCGCCCTGCTCCGGGGTATTTTTCTCAAGGGCATCGGCCTGGAAATTCTCGGCCTCAACATGGTTCTGCTCACCATCTACGCTGCCGTAATGGTGCTGCTCTGCCACCGCCGGATGAAGCTGAAACTATGA
- a CDS encoding ATP-binding cassette domain-containing protein: MNRPADPPAIVAEQVTRQFGDLAAVDGLSLTVSAGEIYGLVGPDGAGKTTTLRMLAGLLDPSGGRVRVAGCELPAQSATVKTHLAYMSQRFGLYPDLTVDENIRFYADLYGMTRRAHRARLDELLDFSNMRPFRKRLAGNLSGGMKQKLQLICALIHTPEVLLLDEPTNGVDPVSRRDFWRILYRMLKAGVAILVTTAYLDEAERCNRIGLMDQGRLLAEGRPDQVRQSFAGRILSVRSAQSRRASRILHDRLADVTSVDLYGDSVHIVCQDPQAATRNATRILAHENIPVQEIRTIAPTLEDVFVNMVASPNERVSDIVSSQTPVPTPDTAAIAVQVTDLTRRFGDFVAVDRLNLSVETGEIFGFLGPNGAGKSTTIRMLCGLLSPSAGGGRVAGCEIVGQAEAIKQQIGYMSQKFSLYEDLTVSENIDFYGGIYGLSGAHLTDRKQWALSMAGLEGSEAQPARLLAGGWKQRLSLACAILHRPPIIFLDEPTSGVDPLSRRRFWDLIYDMAGRGRTVFVTTHYMEEAEYCDRVSLIYQGRMIALGSPRELKERLVEETILDLRCPAPQDLLDPLAAVEGVRDVALFGAGLHLKVDDEAAATRQIKHLLDRLGRSDVTVESIVPTMEDVFVSLIEKEDRRNGSTQHP, translated from the coding sequence GTGAATCGTCCGGCGGACCCGCCGGCCATCGTGGCCGAGCAGGTGACCCGCCAATTCGGCGACCTGGCGGCGGTGGACGGGCTTTCGCTCACGGTTTCCGCCGGTGAAATTTACGGACTGGTGGGCCCGGACGGCGCCGGCAAAACCACGACCCTGCGCATGCTGGCCGGCCTGCTGGATCCTTCCGGCGGACGCGTGCGGGTGGCCGGGTGCGAGCTGCCGGCCCAAAGCGCAACCGTCAAAACCCATCTGGCCTACATGAGCCAGCGCTTCGGCCTCTACCCCGACCTGACCGTGGATGAAAACATCCGCTTCTACGCCGACCTGTACGGCATGACCCGCCGGGCACACCGGGCAAGGCTTGACGAATTGCTCGATTTCTCCAATATGCGTCCGTTCCGCAAACGGCTGGCCGGCAATCTTTCCGGCGGCATGAAGCAGAAGCTGCAGCTGATCTGTGCCCTGATCCACACCCCCGAGGTGCTGCTGCTGGACGAGCCCACCAACGGCGTGGATCCGGTCAGCCGACGGGATTTCTGGCGCATCCTCTACCGCATGCTCAAGGCCGGCGTGGCCATCCTGGTGACCACCGCCTACCTGGACGAGGCCGAGCGCTGCAACCGCATCGGCCTGATGGATCAGGGACGCCTGCTGGCCGAAGGCCGCCCGGACCAGGTTCGCCAATCCTTTGCAGGGCGGATTTTATCGGTCCGCAGTGCCCAGAGCCGCCGAGCCAGCCGCATCCTGCACGACCGGCTTGCCGATGTCACCAGCGTGGATCTTTATGGGGATAGCGTTCACATTGTCTGCCAGGATCCGCAGGCGGCCACGCGAAATGCCACCCGGATCCTGGCGCACGAAAACATCCCGGTCCAGGAGATCCGAACCATCGCCCCCACACTCGAGGATGTCTTCGTCAATATGGTCGCCTCGCCTAACGAACGCGTTTCGGACATCGTCTCCAGCCAGACGCCGGTCCCCACCCCCGACACTGCTGCCATCGCCGTCCAGGTCACCGATCTGACCCGGCGCTTCGGTGATTTTGTTGCCGTGGACCGCCTCAACCTGAGCGTGGAGACCGGTGAAATTTTCGGATTCCTCGGCCCCAACGGTGCCGGCAAAAGCACCACGATCCGCATGCTCTGTGGATTGCTCAGCCCATCTGCCGGCGGCGGCCGGGTGGCTGGGTGTGAAATCGTTGGCCAGGCCGAGGCCATCAAACAGCAGATCGGTTACATGAGCCAGAAATTTTCGCTTTACGAAGATCTCACGGTTTCGGAAAATATCGATTTTTACGGCGGCATTTACGGACTGAGCGGCGCGCACCTGACCGACCGCAAACAGTGGGCCCTCTCCATGGCCGGACTGGAAGGGAGCGAGGCGCAGCCGGCCCGGCTATTGGCCGGCGGATGGAAACAGCGGCTCTCCCTGGCCTGCGCCATCCTGCACCGGCCGCCGATCATCTTCCTGGACGAACCCACCAGCGGGGTGGACCCCTTGAGCCGGCGGCGCTTCTGGGATCTGATCTACGACATGGCCGGTCGCGGCCGCACCGTCTTCGTCACCACCCATTACATGGAAGAGGCCGAATATTGCGACCGCGTGTCCCTGATCTACCAGGGCCGCATGATTGCCCTGGGTTCTCCCCGGGAGCTGAAAGAGCGGTTGGTGGAGGAAACCATCCTCGATTTGCGTTGCCCGGCCCCCCAGGATCTTCTGGATCCCCTGGCGGCCGTTGAGGGGGTTCGGGATGTAGCCCTGTTCGGCGCTGGTCTGCACCTGAAAGTGGATGATGAGGCCGCAGCCACCCGTCAAATCAAACACCTGCTCGACCGCCTGGGTCGCAGCGATGTCACTGTGGAATCGATCGTTCCCACCATGGAGGATGTTTTCGTCTCCCTGATCGAAAAAGAGGATCGTCGCAATGGGTCAACCCAACACCCCTGA
- a CDS encoding efflux RND transporter periplasmic adaptor subunit → MKKRLGIIIPVAIVILAVGIYSAFLKPDTGRGELQLSGNIDITQVDLAFKVAGRLRQRLVEEGDTVTRNQVVAELDDTDLEIQLQKALADTGYAAAVLAELEAGSRPQEIQRARARVRQARANLDDLLSGSRSQEIAEAAADLERAKADERTAKSQLELAQADFTRYRSVFAEGGVSRQDFDTQRTRLEAARNAVAAATSRRQAAEQRLSLRREGSRQEQIGQARSALAQAEADYALVEAGPRKEVIDQARAKKAAATAGVAVARQQLDDTRLPAPFDGVVLSTSAEAGSYLYPGTAVLTIGDLRNVWLRAFVAEADLGRIRIGQPASVTVDAYPDRTWKGRVSFISSAAEFTPRSVQTFKERTTLVYRIKIQLDNPDGVLKPGMPADAMIEVAP, encoded by the coding sequence ATGAAAAAACGCCTGGGCATCATCATCCCCGTGGCCATCGTTATCCTGGCGGTTGGAATTTATAGCGCTTTTCTGAAGCCGGATACCGGTAGGGGCGAACTGCAATTGTCCGGCAACATCGATATCACCCAGGTGGACCTGGCCTTCAAAGTCGCCGGCCGCCTCAGGCAGCGTTTGGTGGAGGAAGGGGATACGGTAACCCGCAACCAGGTCGTGGCCGAACTGGATGACACGGACCTTGAGATCCAATTGCAAAAGGCGCTCGCCGACACCGGTTACGCCGCCGCCGTGCTGGCCGAACTGGAGGCCGGCAGCCGCCCGCAGGAGATCCAGCGGGCCAGGGCACGCGTCAGGCAGGCCCGCGCGAATCTGGACGACCTGCTCAGCGGCAGCCGCAGCCAGGAAATCGCCGAAGCCGCCGCGGATCTTGAACGGGCCAAAGCCGACGAACGCACGGCGAAAAGCCAGCTGGAACTGGCCCAGGCCGATTTCACCCGCTATCGGTCGGTCTTCGCCGAAGGCGGTGTCAGTCGACAGGACTTTGACACCCAACGCACCCGGCTGGAGGCTGCCCGGAACGCCGTGGCCGCGGCGACATCGCGGCGGCAGGCGGCCGAACAGCGCCTCAGCCTCCGGCGCGAGGGCAGCCGCCAGGAGCAGATTGGCCAGGCCCGTTCGGCCCTGGCCCAGGCCGAGGCCGATTACGCCCTGGTGGAAGCCGGCCCGCGCAAGGAGGTCATCGATCAGGCCCGGGCCAAAAAAGCGGCGGCCACGGCCGGTGTGGCCGTGGCCCGGCAGCAACTCGATGACACCCGGCTGCCCGCCCCCTTTGACGGCGTGGTACTCAGCACCTCGGCGGAGGCCGGCAGCTATCTCTACCCCGGCACCGCGGTGCTCACCATCGGCGATTTGCGCAATGTCTGGCTGCGGGCCTTTGTGGCCGAAGCCGATCTGGGCCGCATCCGCATCGGGCAGCCGGCGTCGGTAACGGTGGACGCCTACCCGGATCGAACCTGGAAGGGCCGGGTCAGCTTCATCAGCAGTGCCGCCGAATTCACTCCCCGGTCGGTTCAGACTTTCAAGGAGCGCACCACCCTCGTCTACCGGATCAAGATCCAGTTGGACAATCCGGACGGCGTGCTCAAACCGGGAATGCCCGCCGACGCCATGATCGAGGTGGCCCCGTGA